One genomic region from Muriicola soli encodes:
- a CDS encoding cold-shock protein, which translates to MNGTVKFFNESKGYGFITNDETGKDIFVHATALNGVELNEGDKVEYEEEEGRKGMVAAQVQVVN; encoded by the coding sequence ATGAATGGAACAGTAAAATTTTTCAATGAATCTAAAGGTTACGGATTCATTACCAACGACGAAACCGGAAAGGATATCTTCGTTCATGCCACCGCCCTAAACGGTGTAGAATTGAATGAAGGAGACAAAGTAGAATACGAGGAAGAAGAAGGGAGAAAAGGAATGGTTGCCGCCCAGGTTCAGGTGGTAAACTGA